A section of the Salmo trutta chromosome 4, fSalTru1.1, whole genome shotgun sequence genome encodes:
- the LOC115191964 gene encoding uncharacterized protein LOC115191964, which yields MKANITLALSMLSLVLLIFIHEATHASNGTFNDDTQTEKTSARDGHLNDTGNSPDQSTPEKHDRGMHGNHSGMTIAPPNGTPTSTGSQTSATSGSTTQQTEKTTSPPLTKQTIPTSLPKTSPTTSTPPSSTKPQPVLLNKGFIVVLVVVIILLALITVLCFYKWNTRHSGQDSSAPRLLLGVRERMRGRVRSLEDWLGLSLWPGKRVLEGDEEGEGGEEEEGKSGDGEAAAGVRGGQDEGDSSDYSSLDGIDLSKRAKNLEDDDKKEEAVKGKSGGEGGQDNMKGERTDGRKEGGEEQTGEISGEGDTCDLTAL from the coding sequence aTGAAGGCCAATATCACCCTGGCTCTGAGCATGCTCTCTCTGGTCCTCTTGATCTTCATCCATGAAGCCACGCATGCCTCTAATGGAACATTCAACGATGACACacaaactgaaaagacgagcgcgAGAGATGGACATTTAAATGATACCGGGAACTCCCCTGACCAATCCACACCTGAGAAGCATGACAGAGGAATGCATGGTAATCATTCTGGCATGACAATAGCCCCCCCGAATGGTACACCCACATCCACAGGGAGTCAGACATCTGCAACATCAGGAAGCACAACCCAGCAGACTGAAAAGACCACATCCCCCCCACTCACTAAACAGACAATCCCTACGTCTCTTCCCAAGACCTCCCCCACCACCTCAACCCCTCCATCCAGTACTAAACCCCAACCTGTTCTGTTAAATAAGGGGTTCATTGTGGTCCTGGTTGTGGTCATTATTCTTCTCGCACTGATTACCGTGCTGTGCTTCTACAAGTGGAACACCCGCCACTCAGGCCAGGACAGCTCCGCCCCTCGGCTGTTATTGGGCGTCAGGGAGCGCATGAGGGGCAGGGTTAGAAGCCTGGAGGATTGGCTGGGGCTCAGCCTCTGGCCCGGGAAGAGAGTGTTGGAGGGGgacgaggagggagaggggggggaggaggaggaggggaagagtggagatggagaggctGCTGCAGGAGTGAGAGGGGGACAGGATGAAGGAGATTCCTCAGACTACTCCAGTTTAGATGGGATTGATCTCAGCAAGAGAGCCAAGAACCTAGAGGATGATGACAAAAAGGAGGAGGCTGTGAAGGGGAAGAGTGGGGGCGAGGGAGGCCAGGATAACATGAAAGGAGAGAGGACTGATGGAAGGAAGGAGGGTGGTGAAGAGCAAACAGGGGAAATCTCCGGTGAGGGAGATACTTGTGACCTCACAGCACTGTAA
- the LOC115191968 gene encoding SLAM family member 5-like: protein MVRYLIPTFWLFVVADLKAEVKPLRGREGQTATLHTGLAKLQSDAKILWIFGPDSPDIFIVESQVFRGEIITEYKGRFQGRLQLDRETGSLTIRNLTINDAGLYQLQVISEQVTYHNFIFTVYASVPTPNIRNTPHNPSVDSRLVSGSCSVVCSVANGKEVTLSWYRGEEKLNNTSSPHQADLSLPLEIKGKSSDTYSCVATNPVSNQTTKLSIEEHCLQHADSSDCARCITLTELVVRSVLSALVAVATIALLVHHFWHRRNP from the exons ATGGTACGCTATTTAATACCTACTTTCTGGCTTTTCGTTGTGGCAG ATCTGAAGGCGGAAGTGAAGccactgagagggagagaagggcagaCTGCCACTCTACACACTGGACTTGCCAAACTACAGAGTGACGCAAAGATATTATGGATATTTGGACCAGACAGTCCAGACATATTCATTGTTGAGAGTCAGGTCTTCAGAGGAGAAATTATAACTGAGTACAAAGGGAGATTCCAAGGCAGACTACAGCTggacagagagactggatctCTCACCATCAGAAACCTCACCATCAACGACGCTGGACTTTATCAGCTTCAAGTCATCAGTGAACAGGTCACCTACCACAATTTCATTTTCACAGTCTACG CTTCAGTGCCTACTCCTAACATCAGAAACACCCCACATAATCCCTCAGTAGACAGTCGGTTGGTCAGTGGGAGCTGTTCTGTGGTGTGTTCTGTGGCGAACGGGAAAGAGGTAACCTTGTCCtggtacagaggagaggagaaactgaACAATACAAGTAGTCCCCATCAGGCcgacctgtctctccctctggaAATTAAAGGAAAAAGCAGTGACACCTACAGCTGTGTAGCAACCAACCCTGTCAGTAACCAGACAACCAAACTCAGCATTGAGGAGCACTGTCTGCAACATGCAG acTCCAGTGACTGTGCCCGGTGCATCACCCTGACTGAGTTGGTGGTGCGATCAGTCCTGTCTGCCCTGGTGGCTGTGGCTACGATCGCTCTGCTGGTTCATCACTTCTGGCACAGAAGAAACCCTTAG